The proteins below come from a single Gossypium raimondii isolate GPD5lz chromosome 2, ASM2569854v1, whole genome shotgun sequence genomic window:
- the LOC105789388 gene encoding protein IWS1 homolog 1 produces the protein MDSYRDEEGEPIVDYDDIQSDPGSPEPRQDLLDDFEDDVENWGQRERSQTPAYDTDKVGKPRKRLVKKGGSTGKESMDAPELLDEGEEGNFWRGGSDSDAKKRKKKEKKLKEKHYGGGTEKGTVKKLGKSEEVNEMWEWVNPENDQEGTRTMDDDDFIDDSGVNPEDRYGSDNEARSPGAAPQAEEDDEDPEIKELFKMGKKRKKNEKSPAEIALLVESVMAELEVTAEEDAELNRQGKPAINKLKKLPLLTEVLSKKQLQPEFLDHGVLTLLKNWLEPLPDGSLPNINIRAAVLQILTDFPIDLEQHDRREQLKKSGLGKVIMFLSKSDEETTSNRKLAKELVDKWSRPIFNKSTRFEDMRNVEDDRVPLRRPSVKRPTNRAASMESRDGDFDLDISRDHKSGRSSSGQNASRSESSSRLHASRPDATPMDFVVRPQSKIDPDEIRARAKQVVQDQRRLKMNKKLQQLKAPKKKQLQASKLSVEGRGMLKYL, from the exons ATGGATTc ttatCGTGACGAGGAAGGAGAGCCGATTGTGGATTACGACGACATTCAATCGGATCCTGGTTCACCGGAGCCGCGGCAAGATCTTCTCGATGACTTTGAGGATGACGTGGAAAATTGGGGCCAACGAGAGCGATCGCAGACGCCGGCTTATGATACCGATAAGGTTGGGAAGCCGAGGAAAAGGCTGGTCAAGAAAGGAGGATCTACGGGAAAAGAGAGTATGGATGCTCCCGAGTTGTTAGATGAAGGTGAAGAGGGCAATTTTTGGAGGGGAGGATCGGATTCAGATgcgaagaagaggaagaaaaaggagaagaagcTCAAGGAGAAACATTATGGTGGTGGTACTGAGAAAGGAACTGTTAAAAAGTTGGGGAAGTCTGAGGAAGTAAATGAGATGTGGGAATGGGTTAATCCTGAG AATGATCAAGAAGGTACTAGGACTATGGATGATGATGATTTCATAGATGACAGTGGTGTCAACCCGGAAGATAGATATGGGAGTGACAATGAAGCAAGGTCACCTGGTGCTGCCCCACAG GCAGAGGAAGATGATGAGGATCCAGAGATTAAGGAGTTATTTAAGATGGgtaaaaaaaggaagaagaatgAGAAAAGTCCAGCAGAAATTGCATTGCTAGTTGAGAGTGTAATGGCGGAGCTTGAGGTAACTGCTGAAGAAGATGCAGAGCTTAATAGACAAGGGAAGCCAGCAATTAATAAACTCAAGAAGTTACCACTTCTTACTGAGGTTCTGTCAAA GAAGCAACTTCAACCAGAATTCTTAGATCATGGGGTTTTAACCTTGTTGAAAAATTGGCTTGAACCCCTTCCTGATGGAAGCttaccaaatataaatatccGTGCAGCTGTTTTGCAGATTTTAACTGAT TTTCCAATTGATTTAGAGCAGCATGATAGAAGGGAGCAGCTAAAGAAAAGTGGTCTTGGAAAG GTCATTATGTTCTTATCAAAATCTGATGAGGAAACGACATCCAACAGGAAACTTGCTAAGGAATTGGTTGATAAATGG AGTAGACCAATCTTTAATAAGAGCACTAGGTTTGAAGACATGAGAAATGTTGAGGATGATAGAGTTCCCTTGCGAAGGCCATCTGTGAAAAG GCCCACAAATAGAGCTGCATCAATGGAATCTAGAGATGGTGATTTTGATTTGGATATTTCTCG GGACCACAAGTCTGGTAGATCATCGTCAGGTCAAAATGCTTCCAGGTCTGAATCTTCTTCAAGGCTACATGCTTCAAGGCCAGATGCAACACCAATGGATTTTGTTGTGCGTCCGCAATCTAAGATTGATCCAGATGAAATTAGAGCTCGAGCAAAACAAGTTGTACAAGATCAGCGTCGTTTAAAG ATGAATAAGAAGTTGCAGCAGTTGAAAGCCCCGAAAAAGAAGCAGCTGCAGGCGTCTAAACTTAGTGTTGAGGGTCGTGGTATGCTTAAGTACCTGTAA
- the LOC128031946 gene encoding uncharacterized protein LOC128031946 yields the protein MWLLTLKSFPLASQAASGAIEAYHVKLKTKLFDDSHLGALLRVDWLVHKLTTELYSTYWLNRYADESNSFQNVKEEYIASTSWHRALQIPDSAVTLDDKYNLFAKVASLKGSSITHIVWNPGSDFAFCDSAWSMQGNFCKHVIKVNMMCDNDKACEPSMSSRSFGEIPMDLWKKPMDDSILLDESVAWSHQMLDQIKQLVELNSSNDIGIVVNNMPLKWISKKGRKFVGIPASFPALPSTSKSNLQKKNRKWKRLSRLR from the coding sequence ATGTGGCTTTTAACATTGAAAAGTTTTCCACTTGCAAGCCAGGCGGCATCTGGTGCCATAGAAGCTTACCATGTGAAGCTGAAAACAAAATTGTTTGATGATTCACACCTCGGTGCACTTCTAAGAGTTGACTGGTTAGTGCACAAGCTGACAACAGAGTTGTATTCAACATATTGGCTCAATCGTTATGCGGATGAAAGTAATTCCTTCCAGAATGTTAAGGAAGAATACATTGCATCTACGTCTTGGCACCGAGCACTGCAAATTCCTGATTCTGCTGTTACCTTGGATGATAAGTATAACCTATTTGCAAAGGTAGCAAGTCTGAAAGGCAGCAGCATTACACACATAGTATGGAATCCTGGATCAGACTTTGCTTTCTGTGACTCTGCATGGTCAATGCAAGGCAATTTTTGCAAGCATGTCATTAAGGTCAATATGATGTGTGACAATGATAAAGCCTGCGAACCTTCCATGTCATCTCGATCGTTCGGAGAGATACCGATGGATCTTTGGAAGAAACCAATGGATGATTCGATCTTATTAGATGAGTCGGTTGCCTGGAGCCACCAGATGCTTGATCAAATCAAACAACTTGTTGAACTGAACAGCTCAAATGATATTGGCATTGTGGTTAACAATATGCCATTGAAATGGATTTCTAAGAAGGGCAGGAAATTTGTTGGTATACCAGCATCTTTTCCAGCTCTTCCATCTACTTCCAAGAGCAATCTGCAGAAGAAGAATAGAAAATGGAAAAGATTATCAAGATTAAGATGA
- the LOC105789389 gene encoding vacuolar protein sorting-associated protein 25 has translation MQKLGDFKLPHFFNYPPYFTLQPVRETREKQIQLWKELILDYCRTQKIFIVRLEEEFPLFSNSVIERTLSHEAREAFLSALVAEGRAEWLDKGRRNCLILWHRIQEWADIIVNFVKDNGFEDSVMTVEEIRSGIESRGTELHGIDRTILMRALKLLEQKGKLAIFKGTSTDDEGVKFSV, from the exons ATGCAGAAATTGGGTGATTTTAAGCTTCCCCACTTTTTCAATTACCCTCCATACTTCAC TTTGCAGCCAGTGAGGGAGACTCGCGAGAAGCAAATACAACTTTGGAAGGAACTGATTCTGGATTACTGCAGAACTCAGAAGATATTCATAGTTAGGCTTGAGGAAGAATTTCCTCTGTTCTCAAATTCTGTGATAGAAC GCACGCTCAGTCACGAAGCTAGGGAAGCATTCCTCTCAGCGTTGGTTGCAGAAG GGCGTGCAGAATGGTTGGATAAAGGACGTAGGAATTGCCTTATCCTTTGGCACCGAATTCAAGAATGGGCTGACATTATTGTGAATTTT GTGAAAGATAACGGCTTCGAGGACAGTGTTATGACAGTTGAGGAAATACGATCGGGGATTGAATCTCGAGGGACAG AGCTTCACGGAATAGACCGGACGATTCTAATGCGAGCTTTGAAATTACTAGAACAGAAGGGAAAGCTTGCAATTTTTAAGGGAACTTCAACTGATGATGAAGGTGTAAAATTCTCTGTATAA
- the LOC105789391 gene encoding uncharacterized protein LOC105789391 isoform X2: MEGLEQWKDQLEQLKSQLEPWKNQLEKCLHEVIEYLNQIPPVQLYAAIAVLLISTLLLLSIRLFKRAKSNTVILTGLSGSGKTVLFYQLRDGSVHQGTITSMEPNESTIVLNSDSNKRKSKPVHIVDVPGHSRLRPKLDEFLPRAAGIVFVVDSLEFLPNCHLASEYLYDILTKASVVKKKIPVLICCNKNDKVTAHTKEFIRKQMEKEIDKLRASRSAISAADISNDFTLGVPEEPFTFSQCRNKVTVAESSGLTGEVGQVEQFIWECVKP, from the exons ATGGAAGGGTTGGAACAGTGGAAAGATCAATTAGAGCAGTTGAAGAGTCAATTGGAGCCATGGAAGAATCAGTTGGAGAAATGTTTGCATGAAGTCATtgagtatttgaatcaaataccCCCTGTTCAGTTATATGCTGCTATTGCTGTCTTGCTCATTTCTACCCTCTTGCTTTTGTCCA TTCGCTTGTTCAAACGCGCAAAATCTAATACCGTTATACTCACTGGCCTTAGTGGAAGTGGTAAAACTGTTCTTTTCTATCAG CTTCGTGATGGTTCTGTGCATCAGGGTACCATTACATCTATGGAGCCAAATGAGAGCACTATCGTGCTAAATTCTGATAGTAATAAG CGTAAAAGCAAGCCTGTCCATATTGTTGATGTACCCGGGCATTCTCGACTGCGTCCCAAACTGGATGAGTTCTTACCTCGAGCAGCTGGCATTGTGTTTGTTGTTGATTCTTTGGAGTTCTTGCCGAACTGCCATTTAGCTTCAGA GTATCTGTATGATATTCTGACTAAGGCCAGTGTGGTCAAGAAGAAAATTCCAGTTCTCATCTGCTGTAACAAAAACGATAAAGTGACGGCTCATACCAAGGAGTTCATCAGAAAGCAAATGGAAAAGGAAAT TGATAAACTGCGGGCATCAAGAAGTGCAATATCAGCAGCTGATATTTCGAATGACTTCACTCTGGGGGTACCTGAAGAACCATTTACATTCTCTCAGTGTAGAAACAAAGTTACGGTTGCGGAATCTTCTGGTTTAACCGGTGAGGTTGGTCAAGTAGAACAGTTTATCTGGGAATGTGTAAAGCCCTAG
- the LOC105789391 gene encoding uncharacterized protein LOC105789391 isoform X1: MEGLEQWKDQLEQLKSQLEPWKNQLEKCLHEVIEYLNQIPPVQLYAAIAVLLISTLLLLSIRLFKRAKSNTVILTGLSGSGKTVLFYQLRDGSVHQGTITSMEPNESTIVLNSDSNKKRKSKPVHIVDVPGHSRLRPKLDEFLPRAAGIVFVVDSLEFLPNCHLASEYLYDILTKASVVKKKIPVLICCNKNDKVTAHTKEFIRKQMEKEIDKLRASRSAISAADISNDFTLGVPEEPFTFSQCRNKVTVAESSGLTGEVGQVEQFIWECVKP; encoded by the exons ATGGAAGGGTTGGAACAGTGGAAAGATCAATTAGAGCAGTTGAAGAGTCAATTGGAGCCATGGAAGAATCAGTTGGAGAAATGTTTGCATGAAGTCATtgagtatttgaatcaaataccCCCTGTTCAGTTATATGCTGCTATTGCTGTCTTGCTCATTTCTACCCTCTTGCTTTTGTCCA TTCGCTTGTTCAAACGCGCAAAATCTAATACCGTTATACTCACTGGCCTTAGTGGAAGTGGTAAAACTGTTCTTTTCTATCAG CTTCGTGATGGTTCTGTGCATCAGGGTACCATTACATCTATGGAGCCAAATGAGAGCACTATCGTGCTAAATTCTGATAGTAATAAG AAGCGTAAAAGCAAGCCTGTCCATATTGTTGATGTACCCGGGCATTCTCGACTGCGTCCCAAACTGGATGAGTTCTTACCTCGAGCAGCTGGCATTGTGTTTGTTGTTGATTCTTTGGAGTTCTTGCCGAACTGCCATTTAGCTTCAGA GTATCTGTATGATATTCTGACTAAGGCCAGTGTGGTCAAGAAGAAAATTCCAGTTCTCATCTGCTGTAACAAAAACGATAAAGTGACGGCTCATACCAAGGAGTTCATCAGAAAGCAAATGGAAAAGGAAAT TGATAAACTGCGGGCATCAAGAAGTGCAATATCAGCAGCTGATATTTCGAATGACTTCACTCTGGGGGTACCTGAAGAACCATTTACATTCTCTCAGTGTAGAAACAAAGTTACGGTTGCGGAATCTTCTGGTTTAACCGGTGAGGTTGGTCAAGTAGAACAGTTTATCTGGGAATGTGTAAAGCCCTAG
- the LOC105789392 gene encoding 26S proteasome non-ATPase regulatory subunit 13 homolog A encodes MAALQYLESLRNEHPELADWYSSLADLYQKKLWHQLTLKLEQFVALTVFQAGDALIQLYHNFITDFETKINLLKLAHFAVIVSRQYSDKEASTSYLEGVIEKLQATKEQRIEEPIIYIKMQIAKFKLEQGDRKECKKLLDDGKSTLDSMTDIDPSVYASYYWVSSQYHKFRQEFADFYRSALLYLAYTSVASLSESFKLDLAFDLSLSALLGDDIYNFGELLAHPIITSLLGTRVEWLYHILQAFNSGDLARYQELCHVHNAALRAQPALVENEKKLSEKINILCLMEIIFSRPSEDRTIPLKVIAERTKLSIEDVEHLLMKSLSVHLIEGTIDQVEGTVHVSWVQPRVLGIPQIKSLRDRLDNWVGKVQTAWLSIEAETPDLVAA; translated from the exons ATGGCGGCCTTGCAGTACCTGGAATCTCTTCGAAATGAGCATCCAGAGCTAGCCGACTGGTATAGTTCTCTAGCAGATCTGTATCAGAAGAAGCTTTGGCATCAGCTCACTCTCAAGCTTGAACAGTTCGTTGCTCTCACCGTCTTTCAg GCTGGAGATGCACTGATACAGTTGTATCATAATTTTATCACTGACTTTGAGACCAAGATTAATCTTCTCAAGCTTGCACATTTTGCTGTTATAGTTTCTCGGCAGTATTCTGACAAAGAAGCTTCTACTAGTTATCTTGAAGGTGTGATCGAAAAGCTTCAGGCTACTAAAGAGCAGCGCATAGAAGAGccaattatttatattaagatGCAAATTGCCAAATTTAAGCTTGAGCAGGGTGACCGAAAGGAGTGCAAGAAACTTCTTGATGATGGAAAGAGTACTCTTGACAGTATGACTGACATAGATCCTTCTGTATATGCTAGCTATTATTGGGTTTCATCTCAATACCATAAATTTCGCCAAGAATTTGCTGATTTCTACAGAAGTGCTCTCCTTTATCTTGCATACACATCTGTGGCATCCCTGTCAGAATCCTTTAAGCTG GATTTGGCATTTGATCTGTCCCTTTCTGCTCTTCTGGGTGATGACATATACAACTTTGGAGAACTGCTTGCACATCCCATT ATAACAAGTCTTCTTGGGACTAGGGTTGAGTGGCTTTACCATATCCTCCAGGCCTTCAACTCAGGTGATCTAGCTCGCTATCAAGAATTGTGTCATGTGCACAATGCTGCATTGAGGGCACAACCAGCCTTGGTTGAGAATGAGAAGAAGCTGTCCGAAAAAATCAATATTCTATGCTTAATGGAGATTATCTTCAG CCGCCCATCCGAAGACCGAACCATACCTTTAAAAGTTATTGCTGAGCGAACAAAACTGTCCATTGAGGATGTTGAGCATCTTCTTATGAAGAGCTTGTCT GTTCATCTGATTGAGGGCACAATTGATCAAGTTGAGGGTACAGTTCATGTCTCCTGGGTGCAGCCGAGAGTTCTGGGAATTCCACAGATCAAATCCTTACGTGACAGGTTGGATAATTGGGTAGGCAAAGTACAAACCGCTTGGTTATCAATCGAAGCTGAAACACCTGATCTTGTTGCAGCATGA
- the LOC105789393 gene encoding uncharacterized protein LOC105789393, with product MVGLFPRFSVGKAGHRRSQSALVEGEVVPPIPDVATVAAATAAPTTAHGIEVAVEFKPVEHPIEPLDNDQPIQCPLPEPSILNDGRIWKERVSASVRRRADLPVMQDGGTLQSQSESEATVGTKPRPTSNRMILPSLSAPEHNLLKLLEECTASRI from the exons ATGGTTGGTCTTTTTCCTAGATTTTCTGTTGGCAAAGCTGGTCATCGACGATCCCAGAGTGCTCTT GTGGAAGGGGAAGTGGTGCCTCCAATTCCGGATGTTGCAACAGTAGCAGCGGCCACTGCTGCCCCTACTACTGCTCATGGAATCGAAGTAGCGGTGGAGTTTAAACCGGTAGAACATCCAATTGAACCTTTGGACAACGACCAGCCGATTCAATGCCCATTGCCTGAGCCTTCAATTCTAAAT GACGGAAGAATATGGAAGGAGCGTGTATCAGCTAGCGTACGGAGGAGAGCCGACTTGCCGGTTATGCAAGATGGAGGCACCCTTCAATCTCAATCCGAATCCGAAGCTACTGTCGGAACCAAACCTCGGCCGACCTCAAATCGTATGATCTTACCGTCTCTAAGTGCTCCGGAACATAATTTACTAAAGCTCCTTGAAGAATGTACTGCATCTAGGATCTAA
- the LOC105789394 gene encoding uncharacterized protein LOC105789394: MAEPIENLSLLPTSSEAANRDAENGDSKSNTGTSDKLQLDEACKVPMGKVIVSLNRRYEDLKAAAHKAPKLSSPATGAGDPMPKDETSDLDKACNELKYLIDEFKKLQVYETNLSDPLVTIEKNVDDILGDLNANPDNVEWETTKDNLKVLRSNMTKVKAQLPLLHQTSSSTEARRLLATTSREEASKLPSPYQADGIFEKGSFFKEFQHRYETLGIREKLCLLCFAIFPENAEVSERLLRFWWEGERLRLTSDSDTKTVNEILDEFVEPGFIQPVYKRSGSKGSCYKMHPIVRCLIVRLAKQANFFYYDSKGYPNMEFFKSKKICLVKSEGPSWWSKDVLAFKKAREQAQQGNDKKQAEAGTMTEEKKKQDQELEEQERQEVFFTKNARAFTKACKQAQQWKAKKQAEADTLTKEKKKQNQKLEEQERKEMEKTRGKLETKRIIYLENLQTLFNVSKQFPELPEELFSKMKNIKVLYLGRWERTAERHMEVEDVDFLKGLKNMNKLRFFSLHGISGIKKLPDSIGMLQNLRILDLKACHTLEELPKEVGLLKMLSYLDLSECYLLDWIPTDLSKLSKLKVLKGFVISSNSPCTLTHLTTLSELEKLSISIHNDKFSIKEKESIKYFSEFESLTKLKIAWGAGGTKKSLDKAIHPEDKNKTSEASKLGPTAKILEKYLKLPFLGSSKSVPKKGNVAVAATTAKAGQDKNGDNAKKQKSGAVVQSNVHANNKDQGGRSPKPVLQSVLKLEKLDIRCYPDKEPPKWLVPKTLTRLKRLYFRGGEVSHIPVANRDEKWNVEILRLKYLINIKMDWKQVQKQFPELKLLEKVNCPQITFCPCDASGVWEVKQAGTKIRMDAQPS, translated from the exons ATGGCAGAACCGATTGAGAATTTAAGCCTCTTGCCCACAAGTTCCGAGGCTGCCAATCGCGATGCGGAAAATGGAGATTCAAAGTCCAACACCGGCACGTCTGATAAGCTCCAGCTGGATGAAGCCTGCAAA GTACCCATGGGGAAAGTCATTGTGAGTCTAAACCGCAGGTATGAAGATCTAAAGGCAGCGGCCCACAAGGCTCCTAAATTGTCTTCCCCTGCTACGGGAGCTGGGGATCCAATGCCCAAGGACGAGACATCTGATCTCGATAAAGCCTGCAACGAGCTCAAATATTTGATTGACGAATTCAAGAAATTGCAAGTGTACGAAACCAATCTTTCTGATCCCCTAGTAACCATTGAAAAAAACGTTGATGACATCCTTGGCGACCTCAACGCAAACCCAGACAACGTGGAGTGGGAAACGACCAAAGACAATCTCAAAGTGCTGAGAAGCAACATGACCAAAGTCAAAGCCCAACTCCCGTTGCTACATCAAACTTCTTCCTCCACCGAAGCGCGCCGTTTGTTAGCCACGACTTCCAGAGAAGAAGCGAGCAAGCTGCCCAGTCCGTACCAAGCGGATGGGATATTCGAGAAAGGGTCTTTCTTCAAAGAGTTTCAACACCGTTACGAAACTCTAGGTATAAGGGAGAAATTGTGTTTGCTGTGTTTCGCGATTTTTCCGGAGAATGCGGAGGTTTCCGAGAGGCTTCTACGGTTTTGGTGGGAAGGGGAAAGGCTAAGGCTGACATCGGATTCTGATACGAAAACGGTGAATGAAATTCTTGACGAATTTGTGGAGCCTGGATTCATCCAGCCTGTTTATAAGAGAAGCGGGTCCAAGGGTAGCTGCTATAAGATGCACCCCATTGTTCGTTGTCTCATCGTTAGGCTTGCTAAGCAGGCCAACTTCTTTTATTACGACTCTAAGGGATACCCCAACATGGagtttttcaaaagcaaaaagaTATGCTTGGTGAAATCTGAAGGACCTTCTTGGTGGTCCAAGGATGTTCTTGCATTTAAAAAGGCACGTGAACAGGCACAGCAAGGGAACGATAAGAAGCAGGCAGAGGCAGGTACAATGACGGAAGAGAAAAAGAAGCAGGATCAGGAATTAGAGGAGCAAGAACGACAAGAAGTGTTCTTCACCAAGAATGCTCGTGCATTTACAAAGGCATGTAAACAGGCACAGCAATGGAAGGCTAAGAAGCAGGCAGAGGCAGATACCCTGacgaaagagaaaaagaagcaGAATCAGAAATTAGAGGAGCAAGAAcgaaaagaaatggagaagacGAGAGGAAAGCTGGAGACTAAGAGAATAATTTATCTGGAAAATCTGCAAACGTTGTTCAATGTGAGCAAGCAATTTCCCGAACTGCCGGAGGAGCTATTTTCTAAGATGAAAAACATAAAGGTCCTTTATTTAGGAAGGTGGGAGCGCACAGCTGAGCGGCATATGGAGGTGGAAGACGTGGATTTTTTAAAAGGGTTGAAGAATATGAACAAGCTAAGGTTTTTTAGCCTTCATGGGATCTCCGGGATCAAGAAGCTCCCTGATTCTATTGGCATGCTCCAGAACTTGAGGATCTTAGATCTAAAAGCTTGTCACACCCTGGAGGAGCTTCCCAAGGAGGTTGGTTTACTCAAGATGCTCTCTTACTTGGATTTATCTGAGTGCTATTTGTTGGACTGGATCCCCACAGATCTCTCAAAGCTCTCAAAACTCAAAGTCCTCAAGGGTTTCGTAATTAGCTCCAATAGCCCATGCACTCTCACCCACTTGACAACGTTGTCTGAACTGGAGAAACTCAGCATTAGCATCCACAATGACAAATTctcaataaaagaaaaggaatcaATAAAGTATTTCTCTGAGTTTGAGTCGCTTACCAAATTGAAAATAGCGTGGGGAGCTGGTGGAACAAAGAAGTCCCTCGACAAAGCAATACACCCGGAAGACAAGAACAAAACAAGTGAAGCGTCAAAATTAGGGCCCACAGCAAAGATACTTgagaaatatttgaaattacCATTTTTGGGGTCTTCAAAGTCAGTACCTAAAAAAGGCAATGTGGCTGTGGCCGCTACGACAGCTAAAGCAGGCCAGGACAAGAATGGGGATAATGCCAAGAAGCAGAAAAGTGGTGCGGTAGTGCAATCCAATGTACACGCAAACAACAAAGACCAAGGTGGTCGGTCCCCAAAACCAGTTTTGCAAAGTGTGTTGAAGCTAGAGAAACTGGATATCCGCTGTTACCCAGACAAAGAACCACCAAAGTGGTTGGTCCCCAAGACTCTGACTCGCCTAAAGCGTCTCTACTTTAGAGGTGGAGAAGTGAGTCATATTCCTGTGGCTAACAGAGACGAGAAGTGGAACGTGGAGATTTTACGTTTGAAATACTTGATTAATATAAAGATGGACTGGAAACAAGTTCAAAAGCAATTCCCTGAACTGAAGTTATTGGAGAAAGTGAATTGCCCTCAAATCACGTTCTGCCCTTGCGATGCAAGTGGTGTGTGGGAGGTGAAGCAAGCTGGGACAAAAATACGCATGGATGCCCAACCTTCGTAG